A DNA window from Vigna unguiculata cultivar IT97K-499-35 chromosome 10, ASM411807v1, whole genome shotgun sequence contains the following coding sequences:
- the LOC114165725 gene encoding WEB family protein At2g38370-like, producing the protein MEVSDTAANRPESGFRAEIDTSAPFESVREAVSRFGGVGYWKPILNGLGNKHFAPELHHTHTEELDPGKLEDHAALLEKELIVKERETLDVLKELESTKRLVENLKSKLQKEESEAKLNFQTSVCNDTSSAKEDKKNQVNNVVQDLKEGGVQYHSSAPGLILKELEQAKLNLNRTTSDIADVRASVESLNKKLEKERLSLEKTRERLTQNSSKICCLEEELNQTKLKLVVAKDAGLDNPSDITKELHRLSSEAENFKRMGEAAKSEVSKAMSEIEQTKAMIKTAEIRLVAARKIKEAARAAEAAALAEMKALSHNDNSPGEFIQKHDGITLSFEEYAALTCKAREAEEHSKKRVVDAMLLVDEANVSKMDIVKKVEEATEEVKTSKKALEEALERVEAANLGKLAVEEALRKWRSDGHRRRSSIHNSTKFKNAYPSHHRKESRLLDVNGLNLVHDEVKPVLKPTLSIGQILSRKLMMPEECEGGAMVGERVSVKRKVSLGQMLGRENADASSFQAEKENVQKPFSAKRKKFGFGRFSLLLTKQQKKKKPTLNLR; encoded by the exons ATGGAAGTTTCCGACACGGCGGCGAACCGGCCTGAATCGGGTTTCAGGGCGGAGATCGATACATCGGCGCCGTTCGAATCGGTGAGGGAAGCCGTCTCGCGGTTCGGCGGCGTTGGGTATTGGAAACCCATTCTCAATGGTCTTGGCAATAAGCATTTCGCGCCTGAG CTGCATCACACTCACACAGAAGAGCTTGATCCTGGAAAACTGGAGGATCATGCTGCTTTATTGGAGAAAGAGCTGATCGTGAAAGAAAGGGAAACTCTCGATGTCTTGAAAGAGTTGGAAAGTACCAAAAGGCTTGTGGAGAATTTGAAATCGAAGTTGCAGAAAGAAGAATCTGAAGCGAAATTGAATTTCCAAACGAGTGTGTGCAATGATACGTCTTCTGctaaagaagataagaaaaaccAAGTGAATAATGTTGTTCAGGATTTGAAGGAAGGTGGTGTCCAATATCATTCATCAGCACCAGGTTTAATATTAAAGGAATTGGAGCAAGCAAAACTGAACCTGAACAGAACCACAAGCGATATTGCCGATGTTCGCGCTTCTGTTGAATCACTCAATAAGAAGTTAGAGAAGGAAAGATTATCTCTTGAGAAGACACGGGAGAGGTTAACTCAGAACTCTTCAAAGATATGCTGTCTGGAGGAAGAGCTAAACCAGACAAAGCTAAAACTGGTAGTGGCAAAAGATGCTGGCTTGGATAACCCTTCAGATATTACAAAAGAGCTCCATCGGTTGAGTTCTGAGGCAGAGAATTTCAAGAGAATGGGAGAAGCTGCGAAATCGGAAGTCTCGAAAGCAATGTCTGAGATTGAACAGACAAAAGCTATGATAAAAACTGCTGAAATCAGGTTGGTTGCTGCTCGAAAAATAAAGGAAGCTGCTAGAGCAGCAGAAGCAGCTGCACTTGCAGAGATGAAAGCTTTATCTCATAATGATAATTCACCTGGAGAATTCATACAGAAGCATGATGGAATTACCCTTTCGTTTGAAGAGTATGCTGCACTGACCTGCAAGGCGCGGGAGGCCGAGGAACATTCTAAGAAGAGAGTTGTAGATGCTATGCTTCTAGTTGATGAAGCAAATGTTTCAAAAATGGACATTGTGAAAAAG GTAGAGGAAGCCACAGAGGAAGTTAAAACCAGCAAGAAGGCCCTTGAGGAAGCTCTAGAAAGGGTGGAGGCTGCAAATCTGGGAAAGTTAGCAGTTGAAGAGGCGTTAAGGAAGTGGCGGTCCGACGGACACAGACGGCGGTCCTCCATACATAACTCGACCAAGTTTAAAAATGCTTACCCTTCTCACCACCGGAAGGAATCTCGGTTACTCGATGTGAACGGGTTGAATCTGGTACATGATGAGGTGAAGCCAGTTCTGAAGCCAACACTGTCTATAGGGCAAATATTGAGTAGAAAGTTGATGATGCCAGAAGAGTGTGAAGGTGGAGCTATGGTTGGAGAAAGAGTGTCGGTGAAACGGAAGGTTTCTCTTGGTCAGATGCTAGGAAGAGAAAATGCAGATGCATCATCCTTCCAAGCTGAGAAGGAAAATGTTCAGAAGCCGTTTTCTGCGAAGAGAAAGAAATTTGGATTTGGTAGATTCTCTCTTCTTTTGACTAAGcagcaaaagaagaagaagccaaCACTGAACTTGAGGTGA